A window of the Thermotoga sp. SG1 genome harbors these coding sequences:
- a CDS encoding M20 family metallo-hydrolase: MEITKKIEELKDEMVDSLKRFISINSVNPAFGGPGEKEKADWLEELLRKMGYSVQRYDTKDQNGIWRSNLLATIPGKDKSKTLWIVTHIDTVPPGDLSLWKTDPFTPVVKDDRVYGRGAEDNGGSMVASIYAGKALMELGVVPEYNFGLALVADEEAGSRYGIQCLIEKGVFRPDDMFLVPDAGNERGDFIEIAEKSILWFKVTVNGKQGHASRPRTTENALRKGAQIITELDETLHRKYSEKDELFDEPLSTFEPTRSEKTVDNVNTVPGRFVFYFDCRVLPRYDLDDVLSTVESILDGRGAELEVVVKQPAPDPTPVDSELVVKLSSILRSLRGLEARAGGIGGGTCAVFFRKKGWPAVVWSTIEETAHQPNEYRRISHMVEDAKIFALLGVER; the protein is encoded by the coding sequence ATGGAGATAACAAAAAAGATAGAAGAATTGAAAGACGAGATGGTGGATTCCCTGAAAAGGTTCATATCGATCAACTCAGTGAACCCAGCCTTCGGTGGTCCTGGAGAAAAAGAGAAAGCCGACTGGCTCGAAGAACTTCTCAGAAAAATGGGATACAGTGTTCAGCGTTATGATACAAAAGACCAGAATGGAATATGGAGATCGAACCTGCTTGCGACGATTCCTGGCAAAGACAAAAGCAAAACCCTGTGGATAGTAACGCACATAGATACTGTTCCGCCCGGGGATCTTTCGCTGTGGAAGACGGATCCTTTCACCCCCGTTGTGAAAGATGACAGGGTGTATGGAAGAGGTGCTGAGGACAACGGCGGGTCGATGGTTGCTTCTATATACGCGGGGAAGGCCCTCATGGAATTAGGCGTAGTTCCCGAGTACAACTTTGGTCTTGCGCTCGTTGCCGATGAGGAAGCAGGAAGCAGATATGGAATCCAGTGCCTCATAGAAAAGGGTGTTTTCAGGCCAGATGACATGTTTCTGGTGCCCGATGCTGGAAACGAGAGGGGAGACTTCATAGAGATTGCAGAAAAGAGCATTCTCTGGTTCAAAGTGACGGTGAACGGAAAGCAGGGTCATGCCTCAAGGCCGAGGACCACAGAGAACGCCCTCAGAAAAGGAGCGCAGATCATAACGGAGCTGGATGAGACACTCCACAGGAAATATTCAGAAAAAGACGAACTCTTCGACGAGCCACTCAGCACCTTCGAGCCAACCCGTTCGGAAAAGACCGTGGATAACGTGAACACGGTTCCAGGAAGATTCGTCTTCTACTTCGATTGCAGAGTCCTTCCGCGCTACGATCTTGACGACGTTCTGTCCACCGTGGAGTCGATCCTTGACGGAAGAGGAGCGGAACTTGAGGTGGTGGTGAAACAGCCTGCTCCAGATCCCACGCCGGTTGATTCTGAACTCGTTGTGAAACTTTCGAGTATTTTGAGAAGTCTAAGAGGTCTGGAGGCCAGGGCTGGTGGTATCGGGGGAGGCACCTGTGCGGTTTTCTTCAGAAAAAAAGGCTGGCCTGCTGTTGTCTGGAGTACCATAGAGGAAACTGCACATCAACCAAACGAGTACAGAAGGATATCCCATATGGTGGAGGACGCAAAGATCTTTGCACTTCTTGGTGTTGAGAGGTGA
- the surE gene encoding 5'/3'-nucleotidase SurE encodes MRILLTNDDGINSKGIILLAEYLSKEHEVFVVAPDKERSATGHSITIHVPLWMKRVFISEDVVAYSTTGTPADCVKLGYNVIMEKRVDLVVSGINRGPNMGMDILYSGTVSGAMEGAMMNIPSIAISSASYESPDFEGAARFLIGFLKEFDLSLLDPFTMLNINVPIGEIKGWKLTKQSRRRWNDYFEERISPFGEKYYWMMGEVVEDDDREDVDYKVVRQGYVSVTPIHPFLTNEGCLRKLREVYESCTE; translated from the coding sequence ATGCGGATACTTTTGACGAACGATGACGGGATAAATTCTAAAGGAATAATCCTGCTGGCGGAGTACCTTTCGAAAGAGCACGAAGTCTTCGTTGTGGCACCGGACAAAGAGCGAAGTGCAACGGGACACAGCATCACCATACACGTTCCACTCTGGATGAAAAGGGTTTTCATAAGTGAAGACGTGGTGGCTTACTCCACAACGGGGACACCTGCAGACTGTGTCAAACTCGGCTACAACGTGATCATGGAAAAGAGAGTGGATCTCGTGGTGAGTGGGATCAATAGAGGTCCGAACATGGGAATGGACATCCTCTACTCTGGTACCGTTTCCGGAGCCATGGAAGGTGCCATGATGAACATACCATCGATAGCGATCTCAAGTGCAAGTTACGAAAGTCCCGATTTCGAAGGAGCGGCAAGATTCCTGATAGGCTTTTTGAAGGAGTTCGATCTCTCACTTCTTGATCCTTTCACCATGCTGAACATAAACGTTCCCATCGGTGAAATAAAGGGCTGGAAACTGACAAAACAGAGTCGAAGAAGGTGGAACGACTATTTCGAAGAGAGAATATCACCCTTTGGAGAGAAGTACTACTGGATGATGGGAGAAGTGGTGGAAGACGACGATCGAGAGGACGTGGATTACAAGGTGGTTCGGCAAGGTTATGTTTCTGTAACACCCATACATCCGTTTCTCACCAACGAAGGTTGTCTCAGGAAACTCAGGGAGGTGTATGAATCGTGTACAGAGTGA
- a CDS encoding HAMP domain-containing sensor histidine kinase, whose product MLRTIADHLMDVAQNSVKAGARNVKIIIEETDEWFTFTVEDDGPGIEDPEKVFDPFFTTRDPRLRKVGLGLPFLKQAAEQSGGRVSLWTHPGKGTVVKASFNLKSVDCQPIGDLASTLVSLILSDPNVNWYVLRKKDGRGYEIDTGKLKKDGLWAPENPKFASFLFETLENLEEDLRRGEKDG is encoded by the coding sequence ATGCTAAGAACGATAGCAGATCATTTGATGGACGTTGCTCAGAACTCGGTGAAGGCAGGTGCCAGAAATGTAAAGATAATAATAGAAGAAACTGACGAATGGTTCACGTTCACCGTGGAAGACGATGGACCGGGAATAGAGGATCCGGAGAAGGTGTTCGATCCGTTCTTCACAACAAGAGATCCCCGTTTGAGAAAAGTGGGGCTTGGTCTTCCCTTCCTCAAGCAGGCAGCAGAACAATCTGGAGGTAGGGTCAGTCTGTGGACTCATCCTGGGAAAGGAACGGTTGTGAAGGCTTCTTTCAATTTGAAAAGTGTTGACTGCCAGCCCATAGGAGATCTGGCAAGCACACTGGTGAGTCTGATTCTATCTGATCCGAACGTGAACTGGTACGTGCTGAGGAAAAAAGACGGGAGAGGCTATGAAATAGACACCGGCAAGTTGAAAAAAGACGGGCTGTGGGCCCCAGAAAATCCAAAGTTTGCATCCTTTCTTTTTGAGACACTGGAAAATCTTGAGGAAGACCTGAGGAGAGGTGAAAAAGATGGGTGA
- a CDS encoding class I SAM-dependent methyltransferase: MGEKKFEHYYTVEPTSKLRVREAKLVLKNGHEYVFKTPSGVYSYGRIDKATKVLLENMKVHGKRVLDLGCGYGVIGIVLKKEYPDLEVYMSDINKRAVEFTKINAKDHNVEVDIRWGNLYEPWEGMKFDMIVCNPPIVAGKEVWMEIVERAPEFLEDGGSLQMVAYHNKGGRRIKEYMREVFGNVEELCKTGGIRVYRSVKGLKEDEDNVE, from the coding sequence ATGGGTGAGAAAAAGTTCGAACATTACTACACGGTGGAACCCACATCGAAACTCAGGGTCAGAGAAGCAAAACTCGTGTTGAAGAATGGACACGAGTATGTCTTCAAGACACCTTCAGGCGTGTACTCCTACGGTAGGATAGACAAGGCAACGAAGGTTCTCCTTGAGAACATGAAGGTTCACGGAAAAAGGGTGCTCGATCTGGGATGTGGGTACGGTGTGATAGGGATCGTCCTGAAAAAAGAGTATCCAGATCTGGAGGTTTACATGAGCGATATAAATAAACGGGCGGTGGAGTTCACCAAGATAAACGCAAAAGACCACAACGTGGAAGTCGATATACGATGGGGAAATCTCTACGAACCATGGGAAGGCATGAAGTTCGACATGATCGTGTGCAACCCGCCCATAGTTGCTGGCAAAGAGGTGTGGATGGAGATCGTGGAAAGGGCACCTGAGTTTCTGGAAGACGGTGGAAGCCTTCAAATGGTGGCTTACCACAACAAGGGTGGAAGACGTATAAAGGAGTACATGAGAGAGGTTTTCGGAAACGTAGAGGAGCTCTGCAAAACCGGTGGGATAAGGGTTTACAGATCAGTAAAAGGACTGAAGGAAGATGAAGATAACGTTGAGTAA
- the ecfA1 gene encoding energy-coupling factor ABC transporter ATP-binding protein EcfA1, which yields MKITLSNVSFEYSGRRVLENVSMEFETGKLYILVGKNGSGKTTLLKVISGLLEAKGNVFIDGTPADPLTLRKNVGYVFQNPSSQIIGATVEEDVAFSLEILGLDRDEMQRRIKRVLELVGLAGLEKEDPLNLSGGQKQRLAIASMLARDTHFLALDEPLSMLDPPSQREISKVIEDLKKEGKGIIIATHELEYLEDFDVILHMRDGRIDFCGSWEVFMDKGFEDVEVPFKWKLWKKIGKETKWEVEDADTFDER from the coding sequence ATGAAGATAACGTTGAGTAATGTCTCTTTTGAATACAGCGGAAGACGTGTGCTAGAAAACGTGAGCATGGAGTTCGAAACGGGAAAACTCTACATCTTGGTCGGAAAAAACGGTTCTGGAAAGACCACCTTGTTGAAGGTGATATCGGGTCTTCTGGAGGCAAAAGGAAACGTTTTCATAGACGGAACACCTGCCGATCCTCTCACGCTCAGAAAAAACGTTGGATACGTCTTTCAGAATCCATCTTCACAGATAATCGGTGCCACTGTTGAAGAAGACGTGGCTTTTTCTCTTGAGATACTCGGTCTCGACAGGGATGAGATGCAAAGGAGAATAAAAAGGGTTCTCGAACTTGTGGGACTCGCCGGGTTAGAAAAAGAGGATCCTTTAAATCTTTCTGGAGGTCAGAAACAGAGACTGGCCATCGCCTCCATGCTGGCGCGCGATACACATTTTCTGGCTCTGGACGAGCCTCTTTCCATGCTCGATCCTCCCTCTCAGAGAGAGATATCAAAAGTGATAGAAGATCTCAAAAAAGAGGGGAAGGGAATTATCATTGCCACTCACGAATTGGAATATCTGGAAGATTTCGATGTGATACTGCACATGAGAGATGGTAGAATTGATTTTTGCGGAAGCTGGGAAGTGTTCATGGATAAAGGGTTCGAAGATGTAGAGGTGCCATTCAAGTGGAAACTCTGGAAAAAAATTGGAAAAGAAACCAAATGGGAGGTAGAGGATGCGGATACTTTTGACGAACGATGA
- a CDS encoding pyrimidine-nucleoside phosphorylase: MRAYDVILKKRNGEKLSKEEIKFMVEGFVKGEIPDYQMAAFLMAIFFRHLDEEETYYLTEVMMRSGEILDLSEIPGKKVDKHSTGGVGDKTTLVVAPLVASCGVPIAKMSGRALGHTGGTIDKLESIPGFRTELSINEFVENVKKYGIAIVGQTGNLVPADKKIYALRDSTATVDELSLIASSIMSKKLAAGSDAFVLDVKFGTGAFIKDIEESRKLASLMLEIARRHGRRAAAVLSNMNQPLGRFIGNSLEVVEAIETLRGNGPEDLEELSITLGALMLELAGVSEFEDGKKILKKKIETGEALEKFRVLVKAQGGDERVVDDPWKFLPVSRRVEEFKAEKEGYVSFIDTEKVGTASMLLGAGRKKKEDRIDHSVGIVVEKKLGDFVEKGETIAKLYVSKKSDLQGAMKLLKEAYVISDTPPEPFRVVEEVIK; this comes from the coding sequence GTGAGGGCTTACGATGTTATTTTGAAGAAGAGAAACGGCGAAAAACTATCCAAAGAAGAAATAAAGTTCATGGTGGAAGGATTCGTGAAAGGAGAGATTCCAGATTATCAGATGGCAGCGTTTCTGATGGCGATCTTTTTTCGCCACCTAGATGAAGAAGAGACCTACTATCTCACCGAAGTTATGATGAGATCTGGAGAGATCCTGGATCTTTCAGAAATACCTGGAAAGAAGGTCGACAAACACTCGACGGGAGGAGTTGGTGATAAGACCACCCTTGTCGTTGCTCCACTCGTTGCCTCCTGTGGAGTTCCCATCGCAAAGATGTCCGGGCGTGCTCTTGGGCACACTGGAGGAACGATCGACAAACTGGAGTCCATACCGGGGTTCAGGACGGAACTTTCTATAAATGAGTTCGTTGAAAACGTGAAAAAATACGGTATAGCGATTGTTGGGCAGACAGGAAATCTTGTTCCTGCGGACAAAAAAATATACGCTCTGCGTGATTCCACGGCGACCGTTGATGAACTCTCACTGATTGCATCGAGTATAATGAGCAAAAAACTTGCGGCCGGAAGCGATGCGTTCGTTCTGGATGTGAAGTTTGGAACGGGTGCCTTCATAAAAGACATAGAAGAATCCAGAAAACTTGCCAGTTTGATGCTGGAAATAGCAAGGCGTCACGGTAGAAGAGCGGCCGCCGTCCTTTCGAACATGAACCAGCCACTGGGCCGTTTCATAGGAAACTCTTTGGAAGTGGTAGAGGCTATAGAAACCCTCAGAGGAAATGGCCCAGAAGATCTAGAGGAGCTTTCAATCACCCTTGGAGCTTTGATGCTCGAGCTTGCGGGAGTTTCTGAATTTGAAGATGGGAAGAAGATTTTGAAGAAAAAGATCGAAACGGGAGAAGCCCTCGAGAAGTTTCGCGTACTCGTAAAAGCACAGGGCGGAGACGAGAGAGTGGTTGACGATCCATGGAAGTTTTTGCCTGTTTCGAGGAGAGTAGAAGAGTTCAAGGCCGAAAAAGAAGGATACGTATCCTTCATAGACACCGAAAAAGTAGGAACGGCCTCCATGCTCTTGGGTGCCGGAAGAAAGAAAAAAGAGGATAGAATAGATCACAGTGTGGGAATAGTCGTTGAGAAAAAACTGGGAGACTTCGTGGAAAAGGGAGAAACTATCGCAAAACTTTATGTTTCAAAAAAGAGCGACCTACAAGGTGCTATGAAACTTCTGAAAGAAGCCTATGTGATATCTGATACCCCACCGGAGCCCTTCAGAGTGGTAGAAGAGGTGATCAAATGA
- a CDS encoding M23 family metallopeptidase, translating into MKKWLLMVVLVVLFSSVFSFSPPVDSPRVSATFGEYRGSGNRGPHFHMGMDFSTGLKEGVPIYASERGWLVRLEIDRDDIYGYTVVLEHENGYRTLYAHLSRFAKKLEVIVDSLKEEFGDVRIVVEFPEREIWFEKGEVLGYSGTTGEAPIPHAHFEIRDKKEEISYDPSNFLNLQKPVDEDIFLEKLKIGDNVYDFIENRTYPFTGNFPVLSIKAYSRGFNNTLGLKKISLLMEGEEIYQISFEQIPWSEFTNVWGVYDRKSVSAAYRFELWYKLFPETFSSLVKVNKFPEIGKFPDFAKYTIVLEDTWGMKKEFSFYLQRR; encoded by the coding sequence GTGAAAAAATGGCTTTTGATGGTGGTTCTAGTCGTCCTTTTTTCCTCGGTCTTTTCTTTTTCTCCACCTGTTGATTCTCCGCGTGTTTCTGCGACTTTTGGGGAGTACAGAGGAAGTGGAAACAGAGGACCTCATTTTCACATGGGAATGGATTTCTCCACTGGTTTGAAGGAAGGCGTTCCCATCTACGCTTCTGAGAGGGGATGGCTTGTCAGACTCGAGATCGACAGAGACGATATATACGGCTATACGGTGGTTCTGGAACATGAAAACGGCTACAGAACACTGTACGCTCATTTGAGCAGGTTTGCAAAGAAACTCGAAGTGATCGTTGATTCTCTGAAAGAAGAATTTGGAGATGTGAGGATCGTTGTGGAGTTTCCAGAAAGAGAGATCTGGTTTGAAAAGGGAGAAGTTCTAGGATACTCCGGTACTACCGGGGAAGCGCCCATACCGCACGCCCACTTTGAGATAAGAGATAAAAAAGAAGAAATCTCTTACGATCCATCGAATTTTCTGAACCTTCAAAAGCCCGTGGACGAAGATATCTTCCTGGAAAAGTTGAAAATAGGAGACAACGTTTATGACTTCATTGAAAACAGAACCTACCCTTTCACTGGAAACTTCCCGGTTCTTTCCATAAAGGCCTATTCAAGAGGATTCAACAACACTCTGGGGCTCAAAAAGATCTCACTTCTGATGGAAGGAGAAGAGATCTATCAGATCTCCTTTGAACAGATCCCATGGTCTGAGTTTACAAATGTCTGGGGAGTGTACGACAGAAAGTCCGTATCGGCGGCGTACAGATTTGAACTCTGGTACAAACTCTTTCCAGAGACGTTCTCCTCCCTTGTGAAGGTCAATAAATTTCCAGAAATCGGAAAATTCCCAGACTTTGCCAAGTACACCATCGTGCTGGAGGATACATGGGGTATGAAAAAGGAGTTTTCCTTCTATCTGCAAAGGAGGTGA
- the def gene encoding peptide deformylase: MYRVRVFGDPVLRKRAKPVTKFDEVLKRTIERMIETMYHYDGVGLAAPQVGISQRFFVMDVGNGPVAVINPEILEASSETEIAEEGCLSFPEIFVEIERSKKVKVRYQNVRGEFVEEELEGYPARVFQHEFDHLNGVLIIDRIKPAKRLLLRKKLMDIAKSARE, from the coding sequence GTGTACAGAGTGAGGGTCTTCGGAGATCCTGTTTTGAGAAAAAGGGCAAAACCCGTAACAAAGTTCGATGAAGTTTTGAAGCGAACGATAGAGAGGATGATAGAGACGATGTATCACTACGATGGCGTGGGACTTGCGGCACCTCAGGTTGGAATATCCCAGAGGTTTTTTGTGATGGATGTGGGAAACGGCCCTGTGGCGGTTATAAATCCCGAGATCCTCGAAGCCAGTTCTGAAACGGAAATAGCGGAAGAGGGTTGTCTGAGCTTTCCCGAGATCTTCGTCGAAATAGAAAGGAGTAAGAAGGTGAAGGTGAGATATCAGAATGTTCGTGGAGAGTTCGTTGAAGAGGAACTAGAGGGGTATCCTGCGAGGGTCTTTCAACACGAGTTCGATCATCTGAACGGAGTGCTTATAATAGACAGGATAAAACCTGCAAAAAGACTTCTTCTGAGAAAGAAACTGATGGATATTGCAAAATCTGCCAGAGAATGA
- a CDS encoding cell wall metabolism sensor histidine kinase WalK gives MELFLIVAGIVLFALLVFFFRKRLSEYRIFIKKVADMLGERDVPPLYLFERLKKYIDNLKDRIARVEVSRDNFLTILDSLSEPIFILDREGNITFLNEAARRLVQDRINPEGRRYYEIFEDYYINEMVEETIKSLEPQEGTLVTYIENDKKYFHVKVIPVDLRSGDKIFVILFHDVTKERKLDEMRREFIATVSHELRTPLTSIHGYAETLLEDDLENKELVRRFLKIIEEESARMTHLINDLLDLEKMEESSFEFEMKELDLCEVVDYVYRIVQPIAEENEVKLEIDCEDVTVKGNKERLIQMLLNLVDNAIKYTSLKEKGEKRVWVRAYDTPEWAVIEVEDTGPGIPKEAQNRIFEKFFRVDKARSRKMGGTGLGLTIVKTIVDRHGGKIEVESEVGQGTLMRVYLPKDR, from the coding sequence ATGGAATTGTTTTTGATCGTAGCAGGAATCGTGCTGTTCGCCCTGCTTGTTTTCTTCTTCAGAAAGAGATTATCTGAGTATAGGATATTCATAAAAAAAGTGGCGGATATGCTGGGGGAAAGGGATGTTCCCCCACTTTATCTTTTCGAACGTTTGAAAAAGTACATCGACAATTTGAAGGATAGAATCGCCCGTGTGGAAGTTAGCCGGGACAATTTTCTCACCATACTCGACAGTCTCAGTGAACCCATATTCATCCTCGACAGAGAGGGCAACATCACATTTTTGAACGAAGCCGCTCGCAGACTCGTTCAGGATAGGATCAATCCTGAGGGAAGGCGCTACTACGAAATATTCGAGGATTACTACATAAACGAAATGGTCGAAGAAACCATAAAAAGCCTGGAACCGCAGGAAGGAACACTGGTTACATACATAGAAAACGACAAGAAGTACTTTCACGTGAAGGTGATTCCAGTTGACCTGAGGAGCGGTGACAAGATCTTTGTCATTCTCTTCCATGATGTGACAAAGGAAAGGAAGCTGGATGAAATGAGGCGCGAATTCATCGCAACGGTCTCACATGAACTCAGAACGCCTCTCACTTCCATCCATGGATACGCAGAAACGCTGCTGGAAGACGACCTCGAAAACAAAGAACTCGTCAGAAGGTTTCTCAAAATCATAGAGGAAGAATCAGCGCGCATGACACACCTCATAAACGATCTGCTGGACCTTGAAAAGATGGAAGAAAGCTCTTTTGAGTTTGAGATGAAAGAGCTCGATCTATGTGAAGTGGTGGATTACGTATACAGGATAGTTCAGCCCATTGCGGAGGAAAACGAAGTAAAGCTTGAGATCGATTGCGAGGATGTTACTGTCAAAGGAAACAAAGAAAGACTCATCCAGATGCTCCTGAACCTTGTAGACAACGCTATCAAGTACACTTCTCTCAAAGAAAAAGGAGAAAAGAGAGTCTGGGTGAGAGCTTACGATACACCTGAATGGGCCGTTATAGAGGTGGAAGATACTGGTCCAGGTATCCCTAAAGAGGCGCAGAATAGAATCTTTGAGAAGTTCTTCAGGGTGGATAAAGCAAGATCGAGGAAGATGGGAGGTACCGGCCTTGGACTGACGATAGTGAAAACGATCGTCGACAGACACGGTGGAAAGATAGAAGTAGAAAGCGAAGTTGGACAGGGTACCCTCATGAGAGTGTATCTGCCCAAGGACAGGTGA
- a CDS encoding response regulator transcription factor, with amino-acid sequence MAKKKILVVDDDPAILELVGYNLAKEGYDVLKAYDGEEALKLANEEDVDMFIVDIMLPGMDGFELVRKIRSMEKYRNTPVIFLSAKGEEFDKVLGLELGADDYITKPFSVRELLARVKAIFRRLSVAVQSKEERPKKITAKDLEIDVEKYEVKVRGKKVNLTPLEFELLRFLAENEGKVFSRDVLLDKLWGYDYYGDTRTVDVHIRRLRTKIEEDPSNPKYIITVRGKGYKFRDPGKEE; translated from the coding sequence ATGGCGAAGAAGAAGATCCTTGTTGTCGATGACGATCCTGCAATTCTGGAACTGGTAGGATACAACCTGGCAAAGGAAGGTTATGACGTTCTGAAGGCGTACGATGGAGAAGAAGCGCTGAAGCTTGCCAACGAAGAAGACGTGGATATGTTCATAGTGGATATCATGCTTCCAGGAATGGATGGTTTCGAGCTGGTCAGAAAGATCAGATCCATGGAAAAATACAGAAACACCCCTGTCATCTTTCTGAGCGCAAAGGGTGAAGAGTTCGACAAGGTTCTTGGACTGGAACTTGGAGCCGATGATTACATAACGAAACCTTTCAGTGTGAGAGAACTCCTTGCGAGGGTGAAGGCTATATTCAGAAGACTGTCTGTTGCTGTGCAGAGCAAAGAAGAAAGACCAAAAAAGATCACAGCCAAAGACCTCGAGATCGATGTGGAGAAATACGAAGTGAAGGTAAGAGGAAAGAAAGTGAACCTCACGCCTTTGGAATTCGAGCTTTTGAGATTTCTGGCGGAAAACGAGGGAAAGGTTTTCAGCAGGGATGTACTTCTTGACAAACTGTGGGGATACGACTATTACGGTGACACAAGAACGGTTGATGTGCACATCAGAAGGTTGAGAACGAAAATAGAGGAAGATCCATCGAATCCGAAGTACATCATCACCGTTCGTGGAAAAGGTTACAAGTTCAGAGATCCAGGAAAGGAAGAGTGA
- the metK gene encoding methionine adenosyltransferase, translating to MRRLFTSESVTEGHPDKVADQISDAILDAMLEQDPRSRVAVETLVTTGLVIVAGEVTTRAYVEIPDIVRKTILEIGYTRAKYGFDGETCGVLTSIHSQSPDIALGVDKALEVKSGEEVADELEALGAGDQGIMFGYATNETPEYMPLPITLAHRLAMRLAEVRKKGILPFLRPDGKTQVTIEYEDDKPVRVDTVLISTQHDPDISQADLREAIIEHVINPVIPEEYRDDKMKILVNPTGRFVLGGPMADTGLTGRKIIVDTYGGWVPHGGGAFSGKDPTKVDRSAHYMARYVAKNVVAAGLADKFLIQLSYAIGVAKPVSILIDTFGTAKVDEEKLLKVITELFDFRPGAIIKKLNLLRPIYRKTAAYGHFGRNEEEFTWEKLDMVDELKRAFNM from the coding sequence ATGAGAAGACTTTTCACCAGTGAAAGTGTCACAGAAGGTCACCCTGACAAGGTTGCAGATCAGATCTCGGATGCTATACTGGACGCTATGCTCGAGCAGGATCCAAGGAGCAGAGTCGCAGTTGAAACACTCGTAACCACAGGGCTGGTCATTGTAGCAGGAGAGGTTACAACGAGGGCGTACGTGGAGATACCAGATATCGTGAGAAAAACGATCCTTGAGATAGGATACACGAGGGCAAAATATGGTTTCGACGGAGAAACGTGTGGAGTGCTCACAAGCATACACAGCCAGTCTCCAGACATAGCACTCGGTGTGGACAAAGCTCTTGAGGTAAAGAGCGGAGAAGAGGTAGCGGACGAACTGGAGGCACTTGGTGCGGGAGACCAGGGAATCATGTTCGGTTACGCTACAAACGAGACACCCGAGTACATGCCACTTCCAATCACGCTAGCTCATCGTTTGGCCATGAGACTTGCTGAGGTCAGGAAGAAGGGTATTCTTCCATTCCTCAGGCCAGACGGGAAAACACAGGTGACGATAGAGTACGAGGACGACAAACCGGTGCGTGTCGACACCGTCCTCATATCCACACAGCACGATCCCGACATCTCCCAGGCGGATCTGAGAGAGGCGATCATCGAACACGTTATAAATCCTGTCATACCGGAAGAATACAGAGATGACAAAATGAAAATTCTTGTCAATCCAACTGGAAGGTTCGTTCTTGGTGGCCCAATGGCTGACACGGGTCTCACCGGCAGAAAGATAATAGTTGACACCTATGGAGGATGGGTACCACACGGAGGAGGAGCCTTCAGCGGTAAGGATCCAACGAAAGTTGACAGATCGGCTCACTATATGGCAAGATATGTAGCGAAGAACGTGGTTGCTGCAGGTCTTGCAGATAAGTTCCTCATACAGCTCTCTTATGCCATAGGTGTCGCAAAACCCGTTTCCATATTGATCGACACGTTTGGAACAGCAAAAGTTGACGAAGAAAAGCTCCTCAAAGTGATCACAGAGCTCTTCGATTTCAGACCGGGGGCTATAATAAAGAAACTCAATCTTCTTAGACCCATTTACAGAAAAACAGCCGCCTACGGTCATTTCGGCAGAAACGAGGAGGAGTTCACCTGGGAAAAGCTTGATATGGTCGATGAACTGAAAAGAGCCTTCAACATGTGA
- the rpsT gene encoding 30S ribosomal protein S20, whose protein sequence is MPNTKSAKKRVRVSEKRRQRNKAYKTFFKNRIKEVIKAIENGEPKEVVLELAKKAQAAIDKAVSKGVIHKNQGARRKERLFKKVNEYLKSLEKAEAVQE, encoded by the coding sequence GTGCCTAACACGAAATCTGCTAAGAAGAGAGTCAGGGTTTCTGAAAAAAGAAGACAGAGGAACAAAGCTTATAAGACCTTTTTCAAAAACAGAATAAAGGAAGTCATCAAAGCTATTGAAAACGGAGAGCCAAAGGAAGTGGTTCTAGAGCTCGCCAAGAAGGCACAGGCTGCCATCGATAAAGCAGTATCAAAGGGAGTTATTCACAAAAACCAGGGAGCGAGGAGAAAGGAAAGACTCTTCAAAAAAGTGAACGAGTATCTGAAGAGCCTGGAAAAAGCCGAAGCGGTTCAGGAGTGA